GGGATAAAGGCTTAAAGTTGTAAGTAGGTTATGAGTAATTATAGAAGAATCAAAATTATAAGTATTAGGTAAAATTCCTTTCCTTAAGTTTAGATATTCTTTTCTTAATTGAGATTTTAATGAAGACATATTGAAATATTGATGAAACCACTTTAGCCGTAAGCAGGATTAGTCCGCACTGACCCTTTTTGTTAAGGTGGGCGCCATGTTATAATACCTAAGTATTATAAGAGATAGCTCCCCAAAAAAATACTTATCGGTCCAAGGGAAACATAATTCTTACGTACTAAGCAGCCCCATCATTTATATGATATAGGTTTTCCAGTTTTTCGGCAAGGTTTTCTATGTGTTCTGCGGCAGAATTTATTGTTTCAGTAACTGCTTCATCTTTAATGGTAGTTTTTAGCTCTTCAAACTCATCTAGCATTAGTAGTGAATGGAGTACTAGAAGATGATCTTGACTTGCAGTAGGAAACTGCTTGTTTAATTCCTTTAATAGATTTTAATAAAGACATATTAAAATATTGATGAAACCACTTTAGCCGTAAGCAGGATTAGTCCACACTGACCCTTTTTGTTAAGGTGGGCGCCATGTTATAATACCTAAGTATTATAAGAGATAGCTCCCCAAAAAGATACTTATCGGTCCAAGGGAAACATAATTCTTACGTACTAAGCAGCCCCATCATTTAAATGATATAGGTTTTCCAGTTTTTCGGCAAGGTTTTCTATGTGTTCTGCGGCAGAATTTATTGTTTCAGTAACTGCTTCATCTTTAATGGTAGTTTTTAGCTCTTCAAACTCATCTAGCATTAGTAGTGAATGGAGTACTAGAAGATGATCTTGACTTGCAGTAGGAAACTGCTTGTTTAATTCCTTTAATTTGGAATCTAATATAGTTGATACCCTATTTAAGTGAGGTACTTGTTCAGGTAAACAATAAATACTGTAGCTTTTATTATTTATTTTTAAGCTAATTGCTGACATGCTCTTGTTGTTGCTCTATTAATAAGTTTAGTTGCTTAATTGTTTCGGTTAATTCTTCAGCTATTTCGTGCGTTGTAGATTTTGATTTTAAAAGTTGCTTTTTTAAACTTTCATTTTCTGTTATAACTTCTTTTAATTTTAGTTCTTGTTGAGCTAATTCGTAAGAGGTTGCATTTTTAATAAGCGTTTTTTCTATAGCATTTTCTAATCTTTCAATAGCTTTAGCTAAACGATTTTTAGTTGTAAGCAGTTTATTCATTAAATATCTACAAAATTATCATACATTACTTGGTTTTCTTTACTAAGATAAATCCTAACCTTCGAAGGATCAATAGTTTTATTAAAATTTATCACTTCTGCAATCGCAGTAGTATCCTGTAATATAGCATTTTTAAAATTTATCTCTATTATGCTATTGGTTGAACCCTTAACAATTCTTGATAATTGATTAACAATACGGGTAGAGTTGGCAAAAAATATGGTGCCGCTTATATTTACCAATTTACTATTTGGTGTGTGCTCTATTTCGATTTTAGTTAGATTGGCAATTTCAAAAATTTTGATAAAGAAACTTATGAACATTGCAACAGATACTCCTGCAATCATATCAAATATGGCTGTAAGTAACATTGCTGTAAGTAATATTATTATATCAAATTTATGGCGAGACTTAAGAATTTGTTTAACTTCTTCTATATGAAGCATGTTAATTGCTACAGTAAACAACAAGGCTGATAAGCAGCTTAGAGGGACATATTTTAGGAAAGAAGAAAATGAAAATATATAGAGATAAATAAATAATGCACAGAGCATTCCGGCAATTGGAGACTTTGCTCCTAAACGGATGTTTGTTGCTGTGCGTGCTAATGCGCCTGTAGCAGGCATTCCCATTATAAAAGCGCATAATAAGTTTGAAATACCTATACCCATAATTTCACTATGAGGATTGTGTTTAGTCTGAGTCATGTTATCTGCCATTCTTGCGGCTAGTAATGATTCTAAGGCTGCTAAAATGCCAATCACTAGTGCAGCTGGCATGACAGCAGGGATAGTCTCAAAGCTAAAATTACTAACAATAACTTCGAAAAAATCTTGGTTGATTTTAAAAGGATTGCCGCTTCCACCACCTGAGTTTGCCACATCATTAATAGTTTGAACAGTAAACCCAAAATGCTTAAAAATCAAAGTAGCAAGAATAGAAGATATAATTGCTAATACAAAAGATGGAATTTTGCTTAAATACTTAATTTTAAGTTTGTTAATATTTTTTATAATTAGTATAGAACTAATGGAAATGAATATATCAGGTAGATTAATATTAGTAATGTTTTTCGCAAGTACGTATAGTTTGGTAAAAAGATAGCCGTTTAATTTAATATTAATGCCTAATATATCTTGTAACGAGATAACTATTAAAACAACTGCAATACCTGAGGTAAAACCGACTACTACTGGGTGAGGGATAAAATATACTAAGCTGCCAGTCCGAGTCATAGCTAGTAAAATCATTATCAAAGCTGCAATGGTTTGAGCTAGAATTAAGCCATTAAGGCCGTATTTGCTAACAATAGGAGCAAGGATAACGATGAAAGCTCCCGCAGGGCCACTTATTTGATATTTTGCTCCACCTAATAAAGATGTAAAAAATCCAGCCACAATTGAAGTGTAAATGCCCGTTGCCGGTGGAAGTCCTACAGCAATTGAATAGGCCATTGCTAACGGAAGGGAGATCAAAGATATTATAAATCCAGCAAGCAAATCAGATTTAAACTTGTAAAAATTATAGCCTTGCTTTAAGGTTTGTCTTATGGCAGTCGCAATTTCAATTTTAAACATCAGTTTGGAAAAATAATGAATTTATTATTAGAACTTATACCATTATTAATTTTTTTTGCATCCTATAAGTTGTCTAATTTAATAATAGCTGCAATAATATTTTCGCTTAGTACAATTGTTGCTAATCTAATCAGTTATTTAGCTTATAAAAAAATTTCATATATCAATCTTTTTGGGGCAGTTGTTGTGAGTTTTTTTGCAATAATTTCCTATTTTACAGGTAACCCAATTTTTATCAAACTTAAGCCTACAGTAATTAATGTAATTCTAAGTGTTATACTAATGATAGGGGTGATTAACCGTAAGTATTATATAAAACATCTTCTTCCTTCAGGTGCTCAGCTAGATGAGCAGTTACTTAGATCAATCTCTTATAGATTTAGTGGGTTTTTTATATCACTAGCTTTAATAAATGAATTAATTTGGCGAAATTTTTCTGAACAGATTTGGGTGAACTTTAAAGTTTTCGGGATTCTGGGATTAACCTTCGGATTTTTAATTGTGAATTTTAAAGTTTTTAAAAAGCTTACGGATTAAAAATTATTTTATAATTTTTTTGATATCCGCTGCCGTGATAATGCCTTCTCTCAATATTAAAGTTACGGAAGAAGACACATCTAATACGGTTGATGGAATGCCTAGTGTTGATTCTCCACCATCTATTATTAATTTAATATCAGCTTCTTCTCTAAAATACTGTGTGATTTCGTAAATATTTGAGCTGCTTTTTTCTCCGGATATATTTGCGCTTGTGGCTACTAAAGGATTGTTAAAGTTTCTGAGTAGGTTTAAAGCAAACTCATTTTGAGGAATTCTAAAGCCAATTTTGTTATTAGTTGTAAAGCTTAATTTTTCTGCCATTGAAGGTTTAAGGTTGGTCACATAAGTGATAGGCCCTGGGGAAAAGTGCTTTGAGAGTGTTTTGATAATGCTGTTGATTTCTACAAATGGTTCAGCCTGTTTTAAGTCTGAGCATAGTATCGCAAGAGGTTTGTTTCTATCGCGTTTCTTTAGGTTGTATATTTTGTTAATAGCGTCTTGATTGTTAATGTCGCAAGCTAAGGCGTATACAGTTTCTGTAGGAAAGCAGACTAAGCCCCCTTGATTTAAAATTTCTATGGTTTTTTTTATTGCTAAATGGTTGTTTTCTGGAATAATTTTTAACATTGTGTAATTTTAAGTTGGTTATATAGGCAATGAATAGCAAAGTTATTGTTGTGGCACAACAAAAAGGTGGAGTAGGAAAATCTACAATATCAATTAATTTAGCCGTAAATTTTTTTCAATTAGGACTTAAAACTTTAATTGTTGATATAGACCCTCAAGGTTCGGTTAGTCGTTGGTTTGAAAGGCGCCAAGAGATTATGGGAGATAGGCTCACAGGTGTTAAGTTAATCGCAAGCTCTGCTTGGAAATTAGCATCAGAGATAACTTCTTATAAATTTAAATTTGATATCATTATTATTGATAGCCCTCCGCATACTGAATCAGATATTAAACAAGTTTTAAAATGTTCTGATCTTGTTATAATTCCTCTTCAGCCCAATAGTTTTGATTTATGGGCGGTAGATAAAATAGTTGATATTTGCGACTATGAAAGAGTTAATTATTTAATGGTTTTGAATAGAGTTAGTCCTACTAAAAAAGGCTTAGAAAGTATTTATCAAAAATATGGAAAAAATCTCTCCAAGAATATTCTAGGTAATCGTGTCGCTTTTAACTCTGCTATAATTCAAGGCAAAGGAATAAGTGAATTTGATCCAAAAAGCCAGGCATATGAAGAGTTAAAATTTATCAGTGATGAAGTGTTAAAAAAATTAAAAGTTAATTACCAAATGTAATTTACTTGAAGTTATTTAATATTTGCGTTATTAAGTTGATCAAATAATTATAAATGTTTCACGTGAAACAATCATGACAAAATATTACGATGTAGTTGTAATTGGAGCCGGGCATGCTGGCATTGAAGCCGCCTGCGCTTCGGCACGATTAGGTGCTGCCACTTTATTGATAACGTTAAAGCCTGACAATTTAGGCGAAATGTCCTGCAATCCTGCCATAGGTGGCATAGGTAAGGGGACTATTGTCCGTGAAATTGATGCTCTTGATGGTATAATGGGAAGGGCTATAGATTATGCGGGCATACATTTTAAAATGCTTAATCAGAGTAAAGGTCCTGCTGTTCATGGGCCAAGAGCGCAAGCGGATCGGAAGCTATATAAAGAGTTTATGCATAATGAACTTACAAACTATAAAAACCTAAGTATTTTGTTTGATTCGGTTGAGGATATAATTCTTGATAATAATCAAGTTGACGCAGTTTTAACTGTTGTGAACGGTAAAATTAACACTCGATCGGTGGTATTAACTACAGGCACTTTTTTAGATGGGTTAATCCATATTGGGGCAGTAAAGATCCCTGCTGGTAGGGTTAATGAAAATCCCTCCATAGGATTGTCTAACACTTTAAAAAGGTTTGACTTTAAACTGGGTAGGCTAAAAACAGGTACGCCGCCGCGCTTAGATGGCAGAACAATCAATTGGGATATATTAGAAACTCAGGTGGGTGATACAGTACCTCAGCCATTTTCATACTTAAACACAGAAATTACTACTAAGCAAATTAATTGCTATATTACCCATACTAATGCGCGTGTACATGAAGTTATTCAAAAAAATAAAACTTTATCCCCAATGTATAATGGACAAATTGAATCAAAAGGTCCCCGTTATTGCCCCTCAATTGAAGATAAAATTTCTCGTTTTGCAGATAAAGAAAGGCATCAGATTTTTTTAGAACCTGAAGGTTTAGATGATTTTGTGGTATATCCAAATGGCATTTCTACCTCTCTTCCTGAAGATGTTCAAAGAGAAATTGTTGCAAATATAGTAGGATTAGAAAAAGCAGAATTTATTAGACCCGGTTATGCAATTGAATATGATTATGTAGATCCCAGAGAATTATACCCAACGTTAGAAACCAAAAAGATAGGAAGCTTATTTTTGGCAGGCCAAATTAACGGAACTACAGGATATGAAGAAGCGGGAGGCCAGGGGATTGTAGCTGGTGTTAATGCTGCTCTTAAATTATCTAATAAAGAGTTTATACTAGAAAGATCAAGTTCATATATTGGTGTAATGATAGATGATTTAATAACAAAAGGTGTGGCTGAGCCTTATAGGATGTTTACCTCGCGTTCTGAGTTTAGGCTCTCTTTAAGAGCCGATAATGCAGATTTAAGATTAACTAATCGAGGAGTTGAATTAGGCTTAGTAAGCAAAAAAAGAGAAGAGCTATACACAAATAAAATGATACAAATTACTAATCTGAAAAATGATTTGCTTTTAGAAAGCTACTCACCCAACCATCTTAAAAGCTATGGTCTTAATCTAAACCAAGATGGGGTAAAAAGAAGTTTGTTTGAGTTGTTATCTTATCCTAATATTACCCTGGCTAATTTTCTAGCAATTAAATCTAGTTTGAACAATTATAGTGACGAAGCCAAAAGAGCAGTCGAAATAGAAGGGTTATATAGACCATATTTAGATCGTCAAGAACAGGATATTAAAATCATTCAACAAGAAAATAATATGTTGATTCCTAATGATCTAAGTTTGAAAAATATTAAAGCTTTGTCAATTGAGATTGTAGAAAAAATTGAAATGTTTAAACCCAAAACTGTTGCTCAGTTAAGACAAATACAAGGCGTTACTCCGGCAGCTATCATAGCAATTATTTTACATATCAGAAAGGTGTATAAAAGTTGCTAAATTTAAAGTATTTAGAAAAGTTTGATTTAAATGTTCCACGTGAAACATTAGAGAAAATAAATGCATATCTGCTTCTCTTAGACAAATGGAATAAAACTATAAATTTAGTAGCAGAGAAGAACATACAATCAGAAAGTTTCTGGAATAGACATGTAATAGATTCATTGCAACTAATTAAGCATATTAGCCGCAATTCAGAAATTAGTGATTTAGGCTCTGGGGGCGGTTTTCCTGGAATTATATTAGCAATTTTTGGATATAAAGTAACTTTGTTTGAAATAGATCGACGAAAGTCAATTTTTTTAAAACAAGTAGTTCAAAATTTAGGACTGGATGCTATAGTAGAAAACCTAGATATAAATGTATATGATACCAATTTATCTGCTGTAATTACAGCGCGAGCATTTACTGCTTTAGATAACTTAATAAAAATAGTATATAAAAAACTACCTGAGAAACATAAATTAATATTACTTAAGGGTGAAAATTATCAGCAAGAGATAAATAAGGCATTGTCAAAATACCATATGAATATTAGTCTTGATGAATCAATAACTAATCAGAATAGCAAAATAATAATTATCTCAGATATAAAAGATGCATCAAAAAATAATAGCGATAGTTAATCAAAAAGGCGGAGTTGGTAAAACTACTACTGCTATCAACGTTGCAACTGCTTTTGCTGCAACTAGAAAAAAAGTATTGCTTATTGATTTAGATCCGCAGGGGAATGCTTCAACTGGTGTGGGAGTAGAAATTTCTAATAGAGAAAAGACTATATATGAAGTATTAATAGATGAGGTGAATATTCAAGATGCCATTATTACTACTTTTATCCCAGGCCTAGATATTATTAGCTCTACAGTTGACTTAAGCGCAACCGAAATAGAGTTAATTAATATTCCCAAACGGGAGTATGTGCTACAAAGTAAAATAGCTGAAATTAGTAATAATTATGATTTTATAATTATAGATTGTCCTCCTTCTTTAGGAATGCTAACAATTAATGCTTTAACTGCAGCAAAAGGAGTGGTAATTCCTTTGCAGTGTGAATTTTTTGCTCTTGAGGGGCTTGCTCACTTATTAAAATCTATTAACCTCATCCAGCAAAAATTGAATCCTGAATTACAAATAATTGGGGTGCTGCTGACAATGTATGATAGACGTAATAGATTAACCGAAGCGGTGGAGCAGGATGTAAGGGGTTGTTTGGGTGATTTAGTGTTTCAAACTGCTATACCTAGGAATGTTAAGCTAACAGAAGCTCCTTCTCATGGCAAACCAGCCATTATATATGATCACAAATGTTCAGGATCTCAAGCGTATGCATATCTAGTTAAAGAAATGTATAATAAATTTAAAAATGATCGAAACGACAATAGTGTTAAAAATAAAAGAGTCGCAATATGAAGAATAAAACATTGGGTAAAGGGCTATCAATTCTTCTAGGAGAGCATGAAGAATTTTTAAAAAATATTACCGAGAAAAAGGGCGGTAATAATAACAGTACTGGAGAAAATATAATTGATATTGAGTTAATTAGACCAGGAAAGTTCCAACCTAGAAAGCATTTTAGCGAAGAGTCTTTGCAAGAGCTTGCTCAATCGATTAAAAGTAAAGGGTTAATTCAACCTGTTATTGTTCGTAAAATTGAAGATTATTATGAAATAATTGCAGGAGAAAGGCGTTTTAGAGCAAGTAAAATAGCAGGTTTAACTAAGCTACATGTTGTAATCATCAACATTACAGATAAAGAAGCGTTAGAGTTTGCACTGCTTGAAAATATTCAGCGAGAGAATTTATCCCCTATTGAAGAGGCCGAAGCTTATCAACAGCTAGTTGAAAAATTTGCTTATACCCAAGAGCAATTAGCTAATGAATTAGGTAAAAGTAGAAGCCATATTACAAACTTACTTAGGTTACTTAATTTGCCTGATAAGATTAAGGGCTATCTTGATAAAGGGCAGTTAACAGTAGGGCATGCAAAAATTTTAGTAGGCAATATCCATGCTGAAGAAATTGCTGATAACATTATTGAAAAAAAACTATCTGTAAGAGAAGTCGAGAGTTTACTTAAAAATCCAAATAAACTTAAGCTAAGCCAGCAACCAGCCAATAGTAATATTACTACTAATAAAGATGACGAACTGATAACTATTCAAAATAGTTTAGCAGAACATTTAGGAATGAAAGTTAATATTGAAAATGCCCAAAATGGTGGCAAGGTTACAATACACTTTAATAACTTAGAACAATTTGATCGGCTAATACAAAAAATTACCGGCTAGCTAATAAACAAACAGGTAAGCATTGCTATTTTGCAAGTATCTTTCCTACATTATTCGTGATGTTTGAAAGCCATGAAGTAGGAGTTAAAGGGATGTGTGAAACTTGAGTGCTAACTGTATCTAAAGTATTTATGTTAGATATGCTTGAGTTCAATAAATTAGCCGGTTTTTTATAATTTTGTAAATAATTTTTGATCAAAGATAAATCTACTGTAAGGGTAGCTATAACCAACGCTCCCATTAGAATACCAAGACACTTAAAAAAGAAAGAATGTTGCGCTATAAAGTCACCCATATTACCAAAAAAAGAAAGTGGTTGCTCTGGTTTCTTAGAAGCCGTATTTTTTTCATTTATTATAGGTAATATAGTTGGTTGATTATTTTCAGGCGCAATGCTTGTTTTCGTGGCTTTAGGTTGATTAACAAATATATCAGGAAATGTCCTTTTGATTCTTCTAATAGCTTGGTCAAAGTTGAGTTCTTTATTGGCAAATCTGTATTGTAATCGGCGTATATATTTAAGGGCTTTAGGAGTAAAAGTAACATTAGATTTAAGTTTTAACTCTCCAACATGGCAAAGTAGGTTTAAAACAGCTAGCGGTCCACAAGACTGGTCATCTTTTTGTACAAATCCTGGCACGTGATTTACTCGTATACGAGTATAGTTAATATTAAGTTGTGCTGCTATTAGTCCGAAAAAATTATTTAATGAGTTTTGTTGTTGCCGATTAAAATCTGTTTGTAAGCTATTAAAGCAAATAACTTCCAATGTTTTAATATTTGGATTTTCTGGGGAAGAAGTAATTTGAGCAATGAAGCTTACCCAGTGGGATAATTCTTCCTGATGAAGTATTCCTAGCAGTTTTTTATTATTATTCAGGTCTTCTTTTATATCTTTTATATAGTCTTGTTCATGCTGCAACTGGCTGAGATAATCAAAACTAGTGCCAGCGACAGCTTCAATAGCTGAGCTAACCCGCCTACTTGAAATAGTATCTTCCTTTATATGATTGAAAATATCAAGTATATGAACGCTATCATAGCACTCTTCTAGCCAAGCTTTTTCACCATTTAAATTAGCAGCCGTTGAATAAGAAGCCATAGTGTATCTTAATAAAGGTTAAATCGATTAAAAACATGTTAATAATGTATTAACAATGTGTCAATTAAATTTGGCCGATAGTTTTCACTTTTATCTTAGGATGAATCTCATTTTGAGAAAGTACCACAGTTATAGGTCTAAACCTTTCGATTATAGATCTAATATAAGGTCTAATAGAGGGGCTAACTAAAAGAGCAGGCATCTCGCCTTTCATTGCAAAATCTTCATAAGCAGATTTAATAACCTGCATAAATTTTTGAAGCTTTGATGGTGGAACGGTAAGCTGCCTATCATCAGTAGTTCCTACTAAACTTTCATTAAAAAGTTGTTCCCATTCTGCTGAAAGCACTACAACAGTAAGAAAGCCGTGTTCATCAATATTGGCATGGCTAATCTGCCGTGCAAGTCTGCTCCTAACATATTCGGTAATTAACATAATATTTTTAGTTGATCTACAACATTCAGAAATAGCTTCTAAGATAGCCTGCAAATCACGAATAGAAATAAGTTCATTTAATAAATTCTGTAATATCCTTTGAATTCCACTGATAGAAATCTGATTGGGACTAATTTCATTAAGCAATTTTTTATGTTCTTGGGTTAAATCATCTAATAATTTTTGAGTTTCACTGTAGGTTAAAAGCTCAGTAATATTTTCTTTTACAATTTCTGTTAAATGGGTAGTTAAAACCGTGATAGGATCAATTACTGTATACTCCCTATTAATAGCCTCCTCACGGTATATTTCAGGTACCCACATAGCATCAAGGCCAAATGCAGGCTCTTTAGTATTTTCACCGTTAAACTCAATTTTACCGCCTTTAGGATTCATAACTAATACCATTTCTGGCCTAATTAACCCTTCTCCGCATTTAATTTCTTTAACAAAAATAGTATAATAATTTTGTTCTAACTCCATGTTGTCTTGAATTCTAACTGACGGGAGAATAAATCCGAGATCTTTGGCTATTTGCTTTCTTAAGGATTTTATTTGATCAGGAAGTTTAATCCCTTTGTTGTTAACTAGGCCGATTAGACCGTAACCTAATTCAATCCTAATATTTTCTATTTGCAAGGATTCAGTAATGCTTTCTTCTTCTGTTTTAACGGTTTGAGGTTCGTTTGCTTCTAAAGGTTCATCTTTTTTGGTTGCCTTGTCCAATAATTCCAAAATTTCTTTATTATTAAGCATATAAGTAATGCCACCAATGGTGAGTCCAAGTAGTAAAAAGGGAAAAGCAGGAATGCCAGGTATAAATCCCATTAAAAACATAAGTCCTGCTGAAATCATTAAAGCATGAGGAAATTTACTAATTTGTCCGAATATAGCTTTTTCTGTTGAGCCTACTACGCCTGATTTTGATACTAATAAGCCAGCGGCCAAGGAAACAATTAACGAAGGAACTTGGGACACAAGACCGTCTCCAATAGTAAGAATAGTATAACTATGCAAAGCTTCGCTAAAATCTAAATCTCGTTGTACCACTCCTATAATAATGCCACCAATAAAGTTGATAAAAGTAATTAAAAGGCCGGCAATAGCATCTCCGCGTACAAATTTATTAGCACCGTCCATGGAGCCATAAAAGGTTGATTCATCTTCGAGTTCTTTACGTCTGAATTTAGCTGTAATCTCATCAATTAACCCTGCAGACAAGTCAGCATCTATGGCCATTTGCTTTCCAGGCATAGCATCTAAGCTAAATCTTGCCGCAACTTCAGCTATTCTCCCAGAACCCTTTGTTATTACTACAAAATTTATTATAGTTAATATAGCGAATACAATAATGCCAATTACTAAGTTTCCTCCCATAACAAAATGGCCAAAAGCTTCAATCATTTTCCCTGCTGCATGAGGTCCGGTGTGGCCTTCTGATAAAATAAGCCGGGTAGAGGCTATATTTAAAGATAACCTAAGCATAGTAACTATCAGCAAAATCGAAGGGAATGTGCTTAATTCTAAAGGCTTACCGATTAATAAAGACGTAATCAAAATTATTACACTTGAAGTGATAGAAATAGCTAACAGAAAATCTAATAGAAATTTTGGTACAGGGAATAACAGTACTAAAATAATACCAATGACCGCACCTGCAAATAGGATATCACTATATTCAAATGCTTTCTGAGCTTTTGAAGCAATCTTTGAGGCGAGGGGAGATGAATTAAAGCGGGATTTACTCACTTTTTAAATATAAAATTATTCAAAATATAAAATAATCTAAATATATACAAAAAGCAAAAATTTTTATTTAAATTTAACAGAATTTATAAAATCATAATTTTTTACGACAAAACGCCAATCAAGTTCCATTCCTTTGGTAATGCCAATTCTAGTGGTAGTAATAAACTCAGGATTTAAGTCAACATCTACTACATAAAAAATATGGTTA
This window of the Rickettsiales endosymbiont of Stachyamoeba lipophora genome carries:
- the flhA gene encoding flagellar biosynthesis protein FlhA, with amino-acid sequence MSKSRFNSSPLASKIASKAQKAFEYSDILFAGAVIGIILVLLFPVPKFLLDFLLAISITSSVIILITSLLIGKPLELSTFPSILLIVTMLRLSLNIASTRLILSEGHTGPHAAGKMIEAFGHFVMGGNLVIGIIVFAILTIINFVVITKGSGRIAEVAARFSLDAMPGKQMAIDADLSAGLIDEITAKFRRKELEDESTFYGSMDGANKFVRGDAIAGLLITFINFIGGIIIGVVQRDLDFSEALHSYTILTIGDGLVSQVPSLIVSLAAGLLVSKSGVVGSTEKAIFGQISKFPHALMISAGLMFLMGFIPGIPAFPFLLLGLTIGGITYMLNNKEILELLDKATKKDEPLEANEPQTVKTEEESITESLQIENIRIELGYGLIGLVNNKGIKLPDQIKSLRKQIAKDLGFILPSVRIQDNMELEQNYYTIFVKEIKCGEGLIRPEMVLVMNPKGGKIEFNGENTKEPAFGLDAMWVPEIYREEAINREYTVIDPITVLTTHLTEIVKENITELLTYSETQKLLDDLTQEHKKLLNEISPNQISISGIQRILQNLLNELISIRDLQAILEAISECCRSTKNIMLITEYVRSRLARQISHANIDEHGFLTVVVLSAEWEQLFNESLVGTTDDRQLTVPPSKLQKFMQVIKSAYEDFAMKGEMPALLVSPSIRPYIRSIIERFRPITVVLSQNEIHPKIKVKTIGQI